Genomic window (Vitis riparia cultivar Riparia Gloire de Montpellier isolate 1030 chromosome 4, EGFV_Vit.rip_1.0, whole genome shotgun sequence):
TCTTCTTATTATACATGGTTTCTTCTTATACATGATCGATCCTGTTTTACTCCTCTTCCCTTTGACTTCTTTGTCTATAGTAGAAAGCAATGGCTATAGCAGTCGTCGCAAAAGCAACTCCTGCAGCAGTTTTTGCCATGGTTGAACTGTTCTTCACAGCTGTGATTACCCTGGAAGTCCATGTAGGTGGAACAAACCCTAGCTCCGAAAGCTTCTTGTGGGATGCCGCATAATCTCTGAAGAAAGCCTCCTCATCCTGCCATGTACCAGAAATATGATAAGAAAATCAGTAAAGGGTTACAAGAGACTGCATGAGACTATGTGAACATCCACGAAGGTTCCAGCAAAATACTACATTACCTGTTCATACAACATAACATATTCTAGGAATTTACGATCCTTTATTAATGCTTGGTCTGTGGAAAATATAAACAATCGCCTCCCTGTTGAATCCTCGCCCGCAGCTGAAGAAGGTTTCTGCTGTGAATACCCTGTTGGAGGATTACTAGGTGTAGGAAACTTGGTTGATGATTTCAAAAGCTCCCTGATTACAATATTAATCATAACATATAGCCATCATATATAATTGAAACATTGCTGCATTTATATGCGTTCCAATCAATGAATTCTCAAATGAAACCTTACTTGAAATACGAATTGTCGAACTTCCAGGGCTCCTCTGTCCACTTGCCATCAAAGCCTGAAACTTGCTTATGTGCCCCTCCCTACAACACCAAACCAGACAAAAACTACATGCATATTTGTGGATGCTGAAAGAACTTTTTAAAGATAGCTGCAGATCTGTGGAGGAAGTTACCAATGTATGAGCTCCGGAGAGGGCCACTATATCCTTGTCCTCAAGACCCATCCGGTTAAAGACCGACCTTAAATGGTCAGCACCTGCAACAAAATTTAATAAGAGAAATGTAAATTTTCTGCTTGGTCTTATATGGGAAGTATAAGAGAGCTCTGATTTCTGATGCATAACAACCAAGAAACAATTTGTAGAAGGAGCACAGCTGAAAAGCTAGAGAGGGGACCAAGGGGTGAAATGACAGAATTCGACAAACGATAAGGTTCAAGTCTCTATGCATTATCTGTGAGTTATAGAGCAGAATAGGAAAATGACTTCTTTTCCATAAACAAGGCCAGAGAGCATAAAGAAAACAGAATGGGAAACCTTTGTTAGCATCTGGGAGGAGCCCTTCTTTTGGTGAAGACAAAGAGTCCTGGTTGAAAAACAGGGGGGAAAAAATTAGGAGTAATATTTGAGAAAGGTGATCAAAAGCTTCCTCCATGAACCAACCTGTCTACCAGGGACGAAGTGAATAGTGGGGCCTCCAGTAACTTCAACTGCAACAACACCAGCAAGCTGACAAAATCCCAAAGGAGTCAGGAAAGCGACCACACTGGCATCCACTTGCAAAGATGATGCAAACCAGAGCTTGTTTTTATCCTTAGCTTCTCaatgaattcaaattaaatcacaGAACAGTTGATTTCTGAAACAAGAGTCACCTGGTAAAGGTCAGCATATGTAATGCAAGGATGCTTCCTTTTCACCTTCTCTGACATCAGAGCAGAACCAGAGcccattagaaaaaaaaaaaaaaaaactatttcaaTTTCAAGTAGGAAAAACTGAGAGTTGTGGTGGGATGAAGTCCCAATCATACTATCTCGGCACTGAACCTCATTAAAAGGAGTCTGATTACAatacaagcaaaaaaaaaaaaaaaagggagggaCAAATCTGTTGCCAGTGTGCAAGGGCAAAAGGGAAAATGAATCTCACCACAAAGATCAACTGCCGTTTCCAAACCCCTATTTGCAGAATGATTAAGCTCTTGTGGGTTTCTGATGGAGCCATTTGGGCCCCCTGTCTTTGTGAGAGCATCATAAGTGCCTGC
Coding sequences:
- the LOC117912265 gene encoding probable L-ascorbate peroxidase 3, peroxisomal is translated as MAAQASTSASAPAPTPAPLAVNAEYYKEIERARRYLRALISSKNCAPIMLRLAFHDAGTYDALTKTGGPNGSIRNPQELNHSANRGLETAVDLCEKVKRKHPCITYADLYQLAGVVAVEVTGGPTIHFVPGRQDSLSSPKEGLLPDANKGADHLRSVFNRMGLEDKDIVALSGAHTLGGAHKQVSGFDGKWTEEPWKFDNSYFKELLKSSTKFPTPSNPPTGYSQQKPSSAAGEDSTGRRLFIFSTDQALIKDRKFLEYVMLYEQDEEAFFRDYAASHKKLSELGFVPPTWTSRVITAVKNSSTMAKTAAGVAFATTAIAIAFYYRQRSQREEE